The window TTCAAGCAACGGACGCAGCTTCTGGCGTGGCAGCGGTGGAACTGTACCTTGACGACCACCTGATCAACCAGAACGCAGAACTGAGCGCGAAAAGCCTCGGCCTCGGCGCTCATACCCTGCGCGTTCGCGTTCGCGACAATGCGGACAACCTCTACGAAGGCAACTTCCTGTTCCTCGTGGAAACCAACTTCGCTTCGATCGACAAGCTGGTCAACCAACTGGCTGAGAACGGCGAAGTGAAAAACAGCGGCATCAAGCAATCCCTGCTTGCGAAGCTGGATACGGCTGAGCGCGCAGCGAAAGCTGGCAACAGCGATCAGGCGATCAAGCATCTGCAACAGCTGCAGCAAACTCTCAACACGTATGTGAAAGCGGGCAACATCTCCGCTTCCGGCGCTGAGACCCTGAACTCGAACATCGAGTACCTGCTTTCCCACGATCTGAAGTAAGCAACATCGCAGAAAAGGCCACGCCTCGGCGTGGCCTTTTCATGCTTTGGCACTGGACAATGGGGTAAATTTTCTGTAAATTAAAACTGTAAACACGTGTTGTAAACGCGAAACGGAGGTTAACGGATGTCAACAGACTTGATTCAACAGACAGCGAGTGAATTTAAAGACTACGTGCGTCGGATGAAGCAGCTGCACGAAGCGATCCAGCTCATCCAATGGGACATGAGCGCCCTGATCCCGAAACAAGGCGTCGCCCAGCGCGCCGAAGTGGTCGGCATGTTGTCGGGTGACCTGTTCGCGATGCAGACGTCCGATCAGATGGGCGAATATCTCCGCGTGCTGGCGGCACCTGATGCCTTGGAACTGCTCGATCCGATCACGCGTGCCTCCGTGTTGGAGCGCAAAGTGGAATACGAGCGCGAGAAGAGCATCCCGCCCGCATTGTTCCGTGAATATGTGGTGCTGACCCAGACGGCGGAAAGCGCTTGGGCGGAAGCGAAGCAAAACAACGACTTTGAATTGTTCCGTCCCTATCTGGAGAAGATCGTCGGCATCATCCGCCAGTTTATCGAGATCTGGGGCTACGAGGAAAATAAATACGACGCGCTGCTCGGCAAATACGAGCCGGGACTGACGGTTGCCAAGCTCGACGTCATCTTCGGCGGCTTGCGCGAGAAGACGATCGAGCTGCTGAAACGCGTAACCGAGAAAGAACAGGTCAACCGCTCCTTCCTGCACCAGTATTTCCCGAAAGCGGAGCAGGTGAAATACTCCCGCTACATGCTGGAGCAGCTCGGCTTTGATTTTAGCAAAGGGCGTTTCGACGAAAGCCCGCACCCGTTCGCGATCGGGCTCAACCCGAACGATGTGCGCATCACCACTTTCTATTTCGACCACGACATCACCCAGTCGCTGTTCGGCA of the Tumebacillus sp. BK434 genome contains:
- a CDS encoding carboxypeptidase M32 — encoded protein: MSTDLIQQTASEFKDYVRRMKQLHEAIQLIQWDMSALIPKQGVAQRAEVVGMLSGDLFAMQTSDQMGEYLRVLAAPDALELLDPITRASVLERKVEYEREKSIPPALFREYVVLTQTAESAWAEAKQNNDFELFRPYLEKIVGIIRQFIEIWGYEENKYDALLGKYEPGLTVAKLDVIFGGLREKTIELLKRVTEKEQVNRSFLHQYFPKAEQVKYSRYMLEQLGFDFSKGRFDESPHPFAIGLNPNDVRITTFYFDHDITQSLFGTIHEFGHAIYEQSVSHDLVGTFLATGTSMGIHESQSRFWENMIGRSREFWQHHFQGIVDHFPHQFSGVSADDFYKAINYAEPSLIRVDADELTYNLHIMLRYEIEKDLINGKIEVKDLPEIWADKIEEYVGVRPQDHATGVLQDIHWSGGAFGYFSSYSLGNIYAAQLENTLRQEIPNYREQVAAGDVTQVLAWLNEKVYKHGKLLTPGQIMTQATGEEINSEYLVAYLEEKFKDIYGI